The candidate division KSB1 bacterium genome has a segment encoding these proteins:
- a CDS encoding (Fe-S)-binding protein produces the protein MEVWLFVPCLVDQFYPEVGEGMARILARLGCRVHYPPAQTCCGQPAFNTGYWEDARRVARHFLRVFADAPVVVAPSGSCVAMARVFSQRLFHGQPEQEAATALAQRVFEFSEFVVKRLGQDDLGARFEGKVAYHASCHLLRELGVSEEPLRLLRKVRGLELVEMNDAQACCGFGGTFAVKFPELSTAMALYKLEQAQKAGAEYVVMNDISCVLQLQGVIERRGLPLRALHLVHVLSGEGLA, from the coding sequence GTGGAAGTGTGGCTCTTTGTTCCCTGTCTGGTGGACCAGTTCTACCCGGAAGTCGGTGAGGGGATGGCGCGGATTTTGGCTCGCCTCGGCTGCCGGGTGCATTACCCTCCGGCCCAGACCTGCTGTGGGCAGCCCGCGTTCAACACCGGCTATTGGGAGGACGCCCGCCGGGTGGCCCGCCATTTTCTGCGCGTCTTCGCCGACGCTCCTGTTGTGGTGGCGCCGTCGGGGTCGTGCGTGGCCATGGCGCGTGTCTTTTCCCAACGGCTTTTCCACGGCCAGCCGGAGCAGGAGGCTGCCACCGCTCTCGCCCAGAGGGTTTTCGAGTTCAGCGAGTTTGTGGTGAAGCGCCTTGGGCAGGACGACCTCGGCGCCAGGTTTGAGGGGAAGGTGGCCTACCACGCGTCGTGCCACCTGTTGCGGGAGCTTGGGGTGTCCGAGGAGCCTCTGCGGCTTCTCCGGAAGGTGCGGGGTCTGGAACTGGTCGAAATGAACGACGCGCAGGCTTGTTGCGGGTTTGGAGGGACCTTCGCGGTGAAGTTCCCCGAGCTGTCCACCGCAATGGCGCTTTACAAGCTGGAACAGGCCCAGAAGGCAGGCGCTGAGTACGTGGTGATGAACGACATTAGTTGCGTCCTGCAGCTGCAGGGCGTGATTGAGCGGCGCGGCTTACCCCTCCGTGCCCTTCACCTTGTCCACGTGCTTAGTGGGGAGGGGTTGGCATGA
- a CDS encoding sugar phosphate isomerase/epimerase, whose amino-acid sequence MLKVSVITDGVSQDFRRAVEFARRFQLEGLELRSVWDSPVERLTLAQIQEIRKCLAGTELVISAVISPFLKCPIDDREAVEQHLRWLGRSIEIAEHLGCDLVCTATFFRNGALEAEFDRVTEAYERALLIAARVGVRLAVENEHTTMVRTGEELGRFLTRLGSPLARACWDPQEHYLCVEGQDEPHRGYEAVRGLVAHVHLKDVRFLPGRKAVEFVPLGEGEVGVAEQLRALLADGYRGFVSLDPRWRPHVLIPGAEELDPDFPIRTVAEYAAWVSMRRLKEMLAELLALDLGSPSSRKD is encoded by the coding sequence GTGCTCAAGGTCTCGGTGATCACCGACGGCGTGAGCCAGGATTTTCGACGCGCCGTGGAGTTCGCGCGGCGGTTCCAACTGGAGGGGCTGGAGCTGCGCTCCGTGTGGGATAGCCCGGTAGAGCGGCTGACCCTCGCGCAGATCCAGGAGATCCGCAAGTGCTTGGCTGGTACGGAGCTAGTGATCAGCGCGGTGATCTCTCCCTTCCTGAAGTGTCCGATCGACGATCGCGAGGCCGTGGAGCAGCATCTTCGGTGGCTCGGGCGCTCCATTGAGATCGCCGAACACCTGGGGTGCGATCTGGTGTGCACGGCCACCTTCTTCCGGAACGGCGCCCTGGAAGCTGAATTCGACCGCGTGACGGAAGCCTACGAGCGCGCCCTGCTGATCGCAGCACGGGTGGGGGTGCGCCTGGCTGTGGAAAACGAGCACACCACGATGGTCAGGACGGGGGAGGAATTGGGCCGGTTTCTCACCCGTCTGGGTTCCCCTCTCGCTCGCGCCTGCTGGGATCCCCAGGAGCACTACCTCTGCGTCGAGGGCCAGGACGAGCCGCACCGTGGGTACGAGGCGGTGCGCGGACTTGTGGCCCACGTCCACCTGAAGGACGTCCGGTTCCTGCCCGGGCGAAAGGCGGTTGAGTTCGTCCCCCTGGGCGAGGGAGAGGTGGGGGTTGCGGAGCAGCTGCGGGCTCTACTTGCGGACGGGTACCGAGGTTTTGTCTCCCTCGACCCCCGTTGGCGACCGCACGTGCTCATCCCGGGCGCCGAGGAGCTGGATCCGGATTTTCCCATCCGAACGGTGGCGGAATACGCCGCCTGGGTTTCCATGAGACGCTTGAAGGAGATGCTGGCGGAGCTGTTAGCCCTGGATTTGGGGTCACCCAGTAGCCGAAAGGATTGA
- a CDS encoding GNAT family N-acetyltransferase codes for MDRNREGRGLRIRSFRESDREAVVAITLLAFPGVAIDHAIEERFGTVGGLTWQDRKRRDIERDLDLHAPHTLVAEMEGRVVGYVTSHPDPLSRIGWIPNLAIHPEYQGRGIGRELLEAALEQFRRLGMALAKIETLAHNERALHLYQELGFVEVARQVHLVRPLERSEPGAEGPGV; via the coding sequence ATGGACCGCAACCGTGAGGGCAGAGGGCTGAGGATCCGTTCCTTCCGGGAGAGCGACCGCGAGGCGGTGGTGGCCATCACCTTGCTGGCCTTCCCGGGCGTGGCCATCGACCACGCGATCGAAGAACGGTTCGGAACGGTCGGGGGTTTGACCTGGCAAGACCGTAAGCGGCGGGACATCGAACGCGACCTCGACCTCCACGCTCCCCACACCCTGGTGGCCGAGATGGAAGGCAGGGTGGTCGGCTACGTCACCTCCCACCCCGATCCGCTCAGCCGGATTGGTTGGATCCCGAATCTGGCCATCCACCCCGAATACCAGGGACGGGGCATAGGGAGGGAGCTCCTTGAAGCGGCGCTCGAGCAGTTCCGCCGCCTGGGCATGGCCCTGGCGAAGATCGAAACGCTTGCCCACAACGAGCGGGCTCTGCACCTATACCAGGAGCTGGGATTCGTCGAGGTAGCCCGCCAGGTCCACCTGGTCCGTCCTTTGGAGAGATCGGAACCGGGCGCGGAAGGCCCGGGTGTGTGA
- a CDS encoding nitroreductase family protein, translating into MSVYDLILRRRTIRRFRQDPVPFDLLLRMVNAARLAPSGANLQPLEYVVVTDPEIVPRVFAATRWAAYLGEQGVPREGERPPAYVVVLINRQVRAHGGYHDCGAAIENMILVALEAGFGTCWIGSLDKPALHQTLGIPEAYEIDSVLAVGAPAEVAVPEPMGDSVRYYRDGEGVHHVPKRNLREVLHLDRYGSRYNGPQP; encoded by the coding sequence ATGTCGGTTTACGACCTCATCCTGCGGCGGAGGACCATCCGCCGTTTCCGTCAAGATCCCGTTCCCTTCGATCTCCTGCTGCGCATGGTTAACGCGGCGCGGCTTGCCCCGTCAGGAGCCAATCTGCAGCCGCTGGAGTACGTAGTGGTCACCGATCCTGAGATTGTGCCCCGGGTCTTCGCTGCTACACGCTGGGCGGCCTATCTGGGCGAACAAGGAGTGCCGCGGGAGGGAGAACGGCCGCCGGCGTACGTGGTGGTGCTGATCAATCGCCAGGTGCGCGCCCACGGTGGCTACCATGATTGCGGCGCTGCCATCGAGAACATGATCCTCGTGGCCCTGGAGGCCGGATTCGGAACCTGCTGGATCGGCTCGCTGGACAAGCCCGCCCTTCACCAAACGCTGGGAATCCCCGAGGCGTACGAGATTGACTCCGTCCTGGCGGTGGGAGCACCCGCGGAGGTGGCGGTTCCCGAGCCGATGGGCGATTCGGTCAGGTACTACCGGGATGGAGAAGGCGTTCACCACGTGCCGAAACGGAATCTTCGGGAGGTCCTGCACCTGGACCGCTACGGGAGCCGCTACAATGGACCGCAACCGTGA
- a CDS encoding dCMP deaminase family protein: protein MGNKAGSAARARPSWDEYFIQVAEVVSKRSSCFRNQVGAVIVRDKDIISTGYNGAPKYQKNCLEIGWCYRDRNGIPSGTQLERCRAVGSHAESNAIALAARNGHATSGTTIYVVGHDVICNQCKAQIANAEIERVVLKKRDGTIVEYYPARDWTVHPVDQGQAEVTDEG, encoded by the coding sequence GTGGGGAACAAGGCAGGGAGTGCTGCGCGAGCGCGGCCGAGCTGGGACGAGTACTTCATTCAGGTAGCCGAGGTGGTGTCGAAACGTTCGTCCTGCTTCCGGAATCAGGTGGGGGCCGTGATCGTCCGCGACAAGGACATCATTTCCACCGGGTACAACGGGGCCCCGAAATACCAGAAGAACTGCCTGGAGATCGGCTGGTGCTACCGGGACCGCAACGGGATTCCCAGCGGGACGCAGCTGGAGAGGTGTCGCGCGGTGGGGTCGCACGCGGAATCGAACGCCATCGCCCTGGCCGCCCGCAACGGACACGCCACCTCCGGCACCACCATCTACGTGGTCGGGCACGACGTCATCTGCAACCAGTGCAAGGCCCAGATCGCCAACGCGGAGATCGAGCGGGTGGTGCTGAAGAAACGCGACGGGACGATCGTCGAGTACTATCCGGCGCGTGACTGGACGGTGCACCCCGTCGATCAGGGCCAGGCGGAGGTCACGGACGAGGGATAA
- a CDS encoding ThuA domain-containing protein, producing MVRTVGALLLVFCVCLASAQQAPGVKVLLITGESNHDWRATTLVMRQQLEEAGIKVVVSEEPAVLGTPAAAAYDAIVLHYNRPQRWDSTTERGLIHLVRDLGKGLVVVHSSNNAFPGWKEFEEMIGLAWREGAGHDRYGRFTVRIVDPEHPITSGLTDFETTDELYRDLTQYSPFHILAVAHSRDKDRDYPMIFIRAYGEGRVFHTVLGHSVESMQCEGFRLTFVRGTLWAAGKL from the coding sequence ATGGTCAGGACGGTTGGAGCCTTGTTGCTCGTTTTCTGCGTTTGCCTGGCTTCGGCTCAGCAGGCGCCTGGGGTCAAAGTGCTTCTCATTACGGGGGAGAGCAACCACGACTGGCGCGCGACTACCCTGGTAATGCGCCAGCAACTGGAGGAGGCGGGGATCAAGGTGGTGGTGAGCGAGGAGCCGGCGGTGCTGGGCACACCGGCCGCCGCGGCCTACGACGCGATTGTCCTTCACTACAATCGCCCGCAGCGTTGGGATTCGACTACGGAGCGGGGGCTCATCCATCTCGTCCGGGATCTCGGAAAGGGGCTGGTTGTGGTACACTCCTCGAACAACGCCTTTCCTGGTTGGAAGGAGTTCGAGGAGATGATCGGCCTGGCCTGGAGGGAAGGGGCGGGCCACGACCGCTACGGGCGCTTCACGGTGAGGATCGTCGACCCCGAGCACCCGATCACCTCCGGGCTGACGGATTTCGAGACCACGGACGAACTCTACCGAGACCTTACCCAGTACAGCCCCTTCCACATCCTTGCGGTGGCGCACTCCCGGGACAAGGACCGGGACTACCCGATGATCTTCATCCGTGCCTACGGCGAGGGCAGGGTTTTTCACACCGTGCTTGGGCACAGCGTGGAATCGATGCAGTGCGAAGGCTTCCGCCTCACCTTCGTCCGGGGCACGCTGTGGGCCGCGGGAAAACTCTGA